The nucleotide window GTTGGCAGTCTGGTCGACTCGGCCAACCGTGCACCGTACGGATCGTCCACGAAGACGACCGCCTCGTTTGCCTTCTCCGGCGAGAAGAGCTGAGTTTTCGCGTTGAAGTACGTGTCCATGTCCTGGTGGAAGTCGAGATGGTCCTGCGTGAGATTCGTGAATGCTGCGACCCGGAACACCGTGCCATCGACACGGTGCAAGACCAGCGAATGCGATGATACCTCCATGGCGACTACTTCAACACGCTCGTCGCGCATGCGCGCCAACAGACGCTGGAGTTCCGACGCTTCGGGCGTCGTACGCTGCAACGGAATGGTCTCCGTGCCGATGCGAGCTCCGATGGTACCGATCAGCGCCGAGTGGACTCCGGCGCTGCGCAGGATCGTGTCGAGGAAGTAGGTGACCGTCGTTTTTCCGTTGGTGCCCGTGACTCCGACGACGTCCATCTTCCGGGCGGGATGACCGTGGACGGCTGCGGCAAGGGGACCGAGTGCGGCGCGGGTCTCGCCGACAACCAGCTGTGGAACAGGAACCTGGACCGGATGTTCGACACACACCGCCGCAGCCCCGGCCGCAACGGCAGCCGCGACGAATCGGTGGCCGTCCGTCGTGAACCCGCGAATCGCGACGAACAGGGTGCCGGGACGCACATGCCTGCTGTCATGTTCGACATCTTCGATCTGCACATCGGGTCCGATCACGCGTCCGCCGACGTCGGCGGCCAGCGTCGAAAGCGTTGCCGTCTCAGGACGCATCGGGGGGCACCCCAAGCCGGTGCAACGTGTCTTCGGCGATCTTGGAAAAGGCCGGTGCGGCTACGCTCCCGCCACTCGAACCGATCTTGGGCGAATCGACAACAACCCCGATCACGATCCGAGGATTGCTCGCCGGGGCCATCCCGACGAAACTCACCACGTAGTCGTCCGTATAGCCCTCCCCCTCCACGAACTTGCGAGCGGTACCGGTCTTCCCCGCTGCCGTGTAGCCAGGGATCCGCGCGTTTTCGCCTGTTCCTTCGTCGCTCTCGATCACATTACGGAGAAGGGATCTCATGACCAGGGCCGTGTCGACCGAGATGACTCGCCGCTCCTCCGGTGATATCGGACGATGGACGCCGGACCCGTCGACGACTTCTCGGACGAGATGTGGCTGGACCCAGACCCCGTCGTTGGCTACCACTCCGTAGGCCGCCGCCATCTGAAGCGGCGTCACCGAAACCGAATAGCCGATGGCCGCGGAGGCGAAACAGGATGGGCAGGTGGGGTCGAGGTTCAACCTGCCCGGAGACTCTCCGGGTACGTCAGCGCCGGTTTTCCTTCCGAGGCCGAACGCATCGATGTAGCGAGCGAGATTCGAATCACCGAGTCGTTTACCGACGAGGATCGTCCCAACGTTCGACGATCTGGTCACGATGTCCTTCACACTGAGAATCTCGGTGGGATGCCGTTCTGCATCGTGGTAGCAGCCATTGATCTGATCCCCCGCAGTGCTCAAGCGGCCCTCACAGGCTCCGTCGACGACCTCGATCACATCGGGGACCTCGAACGTCGTACCCGCGTTGACGGCATTCTCCTCGATCGCCGCAGCAACCGTGATGAGCTTCTCGGTGCTTCCCGGCTCATACGTGCCGAGGACAGCCCAGTTCACCCATTCGT belongs to Gammaproteobacteria bacterium and includes:
- a CDS encoding UDP-N-acetylmuramoyl-L-alanyl-D-glutamate--2,6-diaminopimelate ligase; protein product: MRPETATLSTLAADVGGRVIGPDVQIEDVEHDSRHVRPGTLFVAIRGFTTDGHRFVAAAVAAGAAAVCVEHPVQVPVPQLVVGETRAALGPLAAAVHGHPARKMDVVGVTGTNGKTTVTYFLDTILRSAGVHSALIGTIGARIGTETIPLQRTTPEASELQRLLARMRDERVEVVAMEVSSHSLVLHRVDGTVFRVAAFTNLTQDHLDFHQDMDTYFNAKTQLFSPEKANEAVVFVDDPYGARLAESTRLPTTTVGFRPDADIRAVSVHSGAAFSRFFLVGAEGRFAVHFPIGGVFNVANALVAAGCAHSVGISMDEIASGLGNVEAVSGRFEIVSGGHPVAVIVDYAHTPDGIEAAIDAARRAVPGRVIVVFGAGGDRDRRKRPFMGSAASSADVVIITNDNPRSEDPAEIADQVASGVVGSEALINLDRRRAIFEAVRMAEPGDIVLILGKGHEQSQEFANRTVPFDDREVARQALEARA
- a CDS encoding stage V sporulation protein D, whose translation is MGGRPRGRRSGRGRLVVVALAVLVAWFGVGVRLFQLQIVQAADLKEMGLEQRAKVKVLAAERGTIYDREGRELAITVQGKTIGADTDHLQQPAQVAELLAVTLGIDQAHVLATLQSGRRWVTIARQIDAETAAQVERLELPGIYSYPEAMRVYPEGSLAAQVLGFVDPDGNGLEGLEYRYDEQLSGTPGEVRFEQDLDGNVIPQGQYDVRPAIPGSDLVTTIDRDIEFIAERECKATLERTKAKRCTAVVLDPFTGEVLAIAVVPGFDPNDRSASTQDEWVNWAVLGTYEPGSTEKLITVAAAIEENAVNAGTTFEVPDVIEVVDGACEGRLSTAGDQINGCYHDAERHPTEILSVKDIVTRSSNVGTILVGKRLGDSNLARYIDAFGLGRKTGADVPGESPGRLNLDPTCPSCFASAAIGYSVSVTPLQMAAAYGVVANDGVWVQPHLVREVVDGSGVHRPISPEERRVISVDTALVMRSLLRNVIESDEGTGENARIPGYTAAGKTGTARKFVEGEGYTDDYVVSFVGMAPASNPRIVIGVVVDSPKIGSSGGSVAAPAFSKIAEDTLHRLGVPPDAS